Proteins from a single region of Choloepus didactylus isolate mChoDid1 chromosome 10, mChoDid1.pri, whole genome shotgun sequence:
- the LOC119504801 gene encoding translationally-controlled tumor protein — protein sequence MIIYRDLISHDEMFSDIYKIREIADGLCLEVEGKMVSRTEGGIDDSLIGGNASAEGPEGEGTESTVVTGVDIVMNHHLQETSFTKEAYKKYIKDYMKSIKGKLEEQRPERVKPFMTGAAEQVKHILANFKNYQFYIGENMNPDGMVALLDYREDGVTPYMIFFKDGLEMEKC from the coding sequence ATGATCATCTACCGGGACCTCATCAGCCATGATGAGATGTTCTCTGACATTTACAAGATCCGGGAGATCGCGGACGGGCTGTGCCTCGAGGTGGAGGGGAAGATGGTCAGTAGGACAGAGGGTGGCATTGATGACTCGCTCATTGGTGGAAATGCCTCTGCTGAAGGCCCCGAGGGTGAAGGTACCGAAAGCACAGTCGTCACCGGTGTTGATATTGTCATGAACCATCACTTGCAGGAAACTAGCTTCACAAAAGAAGCCTACAAAAAGTATATCAAAGATTACATGAAATCAATCAAAGGCAAACTTGAAGAACAGAGACCAGAAAGAGTAAAACCTTTTATGACAGGGGCTGCAGAACAAGTCAAGCACATCCTTGCTAATTTCAAAAACTACCAGTTCTATATTGGTGAAAACATGAATCCAGATGGTATGGTTGCTCTCCTGGACTACCGTGAGGATGGTGTGACCCcatatatgattttctttaaggatggtttagaaatggagaaatgttAA